A single region of the Rhodococcus sp. W8901 genome encodes:
- a CDS encoding DUF1416 domain-containing protein — translation MCGAPVQTQTLPAGVDVEKETVITGRVLAADGQPVGGAFVRLLDGTDEFTAEVVASATGDFRFFAAPGTWKVRALSSSGNGDVTISPDSAGVYAVDVTVAK, via the coding sequence ATGTGCGGAGCACCTGTTCAGACCCAGACCCTGCCCGCGGGCGTCGACGTCGAGAAGGAAACCGTCATCACCGGCCGCGTCCTGGCCGCTGACGGCCAGCCGGTGGGCGGCGCGTTCGTGCGCCTGCTCGACGGCACCGACGAGTTCACCGCCGAGGTCGTCGCTTCCGCGACCGGCGACTTCCGCTTCTTCGCGGCCCCCGGAACCTGGAAGGTGCGTGCACTCTCCAGCTCCGGCAACGGCGACGTGACGATCAGCCCGGACAGCGCCGGCGTCTACGCCGTCGACGTGACGGTCGCCAAGTAG
- a CDS encoding cutinase family protein has product MARRGIVSALGGVIAAVTLLFCAGPAVAEGSAGAGGSGGSGSGSLRPPVKDPNNFGDGCPDVLVVAVSGAGDSTVDRDPFDDGERVPWSNWLPNITVPLGEANRDQPGTVGWMYVPYPSTFGLGLLEDVPTYQDSVAAGVASMNRILDEKKTQCGDATQFVLLGYSVGAEVTERVARELGHRGGSATVTADDIAGVALVGDPYRPAGTPSLGAPGPRGGGFMSSEPADYGALDGKILYACRPYDIACDAPPEIAVLELALGVLGQMRFTVLNPVQTFADFGRVMSEMSARTIAHIVTRDDWFTSDESLLDVLRKVADQTYRDGAAAAEATPERIAAMMDWARGPGADVVRAKLRAEGAGFVEDNRGVANLIVEPYIFLGFIQHILYWNSNPNDPWYWDSEKVVDWISGLAREDAPVTPTSGGSTGSSLSSGS; this is encoded by the coding sequence ATGGCTCGTCGAGGAATCGTGTCCGCGCTCGGCGGGGTGATCGCGGCGGTGACGCTGCTGTTCTGCGCGGGTCCGGCGGTGGCAGAAGGTTCCGCGGGGGCCGGGGGCTCGGGGGGATCCGGCTCGGGGTCACTGCGCCCGCCCGTGAAGGACCCGAACAACTTCGGCGACGGCTGCCCCGACGTCCTGGTGGTCGCGGTGTCGGGCGCCGGTGACTCGACGGTGGATCGGGACCCGTTCGACGACGGGGAGCGGGTGCCGTGGTCGAACTGGCTCCCCAACATCACCGTCCCGCTCGGCGAGGCGAATCGGGATCAGCCGGGCACGGTGGGCTGGATGTACGTCCCGTACCCGTCCACCTTCGGGCTGGGTCTGCTCGAGGACGTGCCCACCTACCAGGACTCGGTGGCTGCTGGTGTCGCGTCGATGAACCGGATTCTGGACGAGAAGAAGACACAGTGCGGCGACGCGACCCAGTTCGTGCTGCTCGGCTACAGCGTCGGCGCCGAGGTCACCGAGCGGGTCGCCCGCGAACTCGGCCACCGCGGCGGCTCGGCGACCGTCACCGCCGACGATATCGCCGGGGTTGCGCTCGTCGGGGACCCGTACCGTCCCGCCGGCACCCCGTCGCTGGGGGCGCCCGGACCGCGCGGCGGCGGATTCATGTCGTCGGAACCGGCCGACTACGGGGCCCTCGACGGCAAGATCCTGTACGCCTGCCGGCCGTACGACATCGCGTGCGACGCCCCACCGGAAATCGCGGTCCTCGAACTCGCGCTGGGGGTGCTCGGGCAGATGCGGTTCACGGTGCTCAATCCGGTGCAGACGTTCGCCGACTTCGGTCGAGTGATGTCCGAGATGTCGGCGCGGACCATCGCGCACATCGTCACGCGGGACGACTGGTTCACCTCCGACGAGTCCCTGCTCGACGTGCTGCGCAAGGTGGCCGACCAGACCTACCGCGACGGCGCGGCGGCCGCGGAGGCGACGCCGGAGCGCATCGCCGCGATGATGGACTGGGCGCGCGGCCCCGGTGCCGACGTGGTGCGCGCGAAGCTGCGTGCCGAGGGCGCCGGTTTCGTCGAGGACAACCGCGGCGTCGCGAACCTGATCGTGGAGCCGTACATCTTCCTGGGCTTCATCCAGCACATCCTGTACTGGAACTCCAACCCGAACGACCCGTGGTACTGGGACAGCGAGAAGGTGGTCGACTGGATCAGCGGTCTCGCACGCGAGGACGCGCCGGTGACCCCGACGTCCGGCGGATCGACCGGCTCGTCGCTGTCGTCCGGTTCCTGA